In one window of Hevea brasiliensis isolate MT/VB/25A 57/8 chromosome 10, ASM3005281v1, whole genome shotgun sequence DNA:
- the LOC110633879 gene encoding uncharacterized protein LOC110633879 has protein sequence MLKPPRPNFNELVSQLKNLDQRRVWFSTQNESGLDQISHVAFYGNQQNSSSNSSNRRPRFNSQGRGFQAQQTQNPFPNKESYSSQRRPPPAGRRRMTPAERELYKNEVCQYCNRDGHIAKICWWIPQEKQSSPAQALSALTLDTDVVDTDWVADSGASNHMTGSTDGTGTATRATEK, from the exons ATGCTTAAACCACCGCGACCCAATTTTAATGAACTGGTCTCTCAACTTAAGAATTTAGACCAGCGACGAGTGTGGTTTTCCACACAGAACGAATCTGGTCTTGATCAAATTTCGCATGTGGCTTTTTATGGAAATCAACAGAATTCATCCAGTAATTCCTCGAATCGGCGTCCTAGATTTAATTCCCAAGGGCGTGGTTTTCAAGCCCAGCAAACGCAAAACCCTTTTCCAAACAAAGAGTCGTATTCTTCCCAACGGCGACCTCCCCCGGCTGGTCGTAGAAGAATGACACCAGCTGAACGAGAGCTGTATAAGAACGAAGTGTGTCAATACTGCAACAGAGATGGTCACATCGCGAAGATTTGCTGGTGGAttccacaagaaaaacaaagcagcCCTGCTCAAGCTCTTTCGGCACTCACATTGGATACTGATGTTGTAGATACTGACTGGGTTGCAGACTCTGGTGCATCGAATCATATGACAG GATCGACAGACGGGACAGGTACTGCTACAAG